Genomic segment of Rhodococcus sp. W8901:
CGTACGGAACTCACTCCTGGCCGTACTGGCAGGACGACCTGCGGGAAGCGTGGCCGACGCTGGCCCGCGCCTTGGGGATCTAGCAGGATCTGTTGGCTGACTGCCAAACTCGCCCACCGAGCCTGACACCCGCCTTCGATCGGCGCCGGCTCGGACGGTGAATCTCTGTGGTGGTGATCGATCGGCTGTGGTGCTGCGTATCGGATACGCAGCACCACAGCCGATGTCATCGATCTCAGCCGCCGAGGGGTCTCATGGTGGTCATCAGTTCGGTGCCGCGAGCGCGATCCGACCCGGGGCCGGTGGCGCTACGGGGGAGTGGCTCTCCAGGTAGGCGGTGAGCGCATCGAGATCGGTTCCGGCGGAGGCGGGTTCGGTGGCGTCGCGCAGGACGGTGAAGCCGTCGCCGCCGTCGGCGAGGAACTTGTTGACCGCCACCCGGTAGAGGCCGTCCGGATCGACGGGACCGCCGTCGACGCGGATGTCGGCGATGCGCGAACCGAGCGGCGATCTGCGGTCGATCCGGTAGGTCAGTGTGGCCGACGGTGCCAGGATCAGCTCCAGCACGGACCCGTCGTCGCGAGGCTGGAACTGTTGCTCGAGAACCTCTTTCAGCTGCGCTCCGGTGAGGGTTCGGACCTGGAGCGAGTTCGCGAACGGCTGGACCTGGTAGGCGTCACCGAAGGTGACGGTGTCGTCGTCGCCGGCGAGCAGGTCGGCCCGGACGCCTCCGGGATTGGTGAGGGCGATCTGTGCCCCACGCCCGCGCGCCGCCTCGAGTTGGGCGTCGGCGATCAGGTCGCCCAACGGGCTCTCGCCGCCCGTGCCGGGTTCGCGGGTGATGTCCGCGGTGACGGCGCCGACCGGCCGCTGGGCCACCTCGCCGGACTGCGTACTCGCCCGGTCGACGAGTTCGGCGACCCGCGGGTCGGGCGTGATGTCGTGCGTGACGATCTGGTTGAAGGCCTGCGTCTGTTCGCGATCCACCTCACCGGTCGCGCGGTCGAGACTCATGTCGACCACCGACACGATCCGTCCGTGCGAGGCCGCCTGCATCATCGGCCGCGGGTTGCCCGCCGGGTCGTCGACCGTGCAGTTGTACTGGGTGTGGCTGTCGGCGGTGAAGATCGCGTCCACCTTCGGGGTCGCCCGGGTCGCGATGTCGCGGGCCGGACTGTCGCTGACGTCGCACGCGTTGGGGCCGCCGGTGGCCTGCTCGTCGCCGCGGTGCAGGAGGACGACGATCGCGCGCACCCCGAGGAAGTCGAGGGAGTCCGCCGTGCGGTCGATGGCGTCGATCTCGTCGCCGAACTGGAGA
This window contains:
- a CDS encoding bifunctional metallophosphatase/5'-nucleotidase — protein: MSGRRTRGRVSVLAAALGASLTVGTHAVDARPPDVDTVPVRLLAINDLHGSLQPPKGARAQISRPDGPATDAGGAAYLAAYVDQLRAQASHSLLYSVGDSWGSSPIESALFHDEPTVNLLNEMGVDAASIGTHELDEGFGELRRLQDGGCHPVDGCQFEADFTGAQFPLLAANMTFSDGTPATLPYSVNYVDGVPVGVIGVMPFDAPSKVSVDGVAGLQFGDEIDAIDRTADSLDFLGVRAIVVLLHRGDEQATGGPNACDVSDSPARDIATRATPKVDAIFTADSHTQYNCTVDDPAGNPRPMMQAASHGRIVSVVDMSLDRATGEVDREQTQAFNQIVTHDITPDPRVAELVDRASTQSGEVAQRPVGAVTADITREPGTGGESPLGDLIADAQLEAARGRGAQIALTNPGGVRADLLAGDDDTVTFGDAYQVQPFANSLQVRTLTGAQLKEVLEQQFQPRDDGSVLELILAPSATLTYRIDRRSPLGSRIADIRVDGGPVDPDGLYRVAVNKFLADGGDGFTVLRDATEPASAGTDLDALTAYLESHSPVAPPAPGRIALAAPN